One window of Thiovulum sp. ES genomic DNA carries:
- a CDS encoding KilA-N domain-containing protein (PFAM: KilA-N domain) encodes MKTNQKLEIPYDGMVFAQDMHKKMIYVNELEVEILKYTGLLDKRFNIFMTRKDTKEFIEVLKVSENLEDEQVIYGRGKTKRVHHLLAFKFATWVSKEFEIKVYKFFLEHYPEIRELGGDKYNEFRESFLPKVYDGDNSKWVIINMNMYINSVLEKENGWNKQTKLEYRARDYIYSHIMLDIKRGLKPKNKQLISNFLNERIDYHFESIQMLEEISRD; translated from the coding sequence ATGAAAACTAACCAAAAATTAGAGATTCCATATGATGGAATGGTTTTTGCTCAAGATATGCACAAGAAGATGATTTATGTCAATGAATTAGAAGTTGAAATTTTAAAATATACAGGGCTTCTTGATAAACGATTTAATATTTTTATGACAAGAAAAGATACAAAAGAATTTATAGAAGTTTTAAAGGTTAGTGAAAATTTAGAAGATGAACAAGTTATTTATGGTCGTGGTAAAACAAAAAGAGTTCATCATCTTCTAGCTTTTAAATTTGCTACTTGGGTATCAAAAGAGTTTGAAATAAAAGTTTATAAATTCTTTTTAGAACATTACCCAGAAATTAGAGAACTTGGTGGTGATAAATATAATGAGTTTAGAGAAAGTTTTTTACCAAAAGTTTATGATGGTGATAATTCAAAGTGGGTCATAATTAATATGAATATGTATATTAATTCTGTTTTAGAGAAAGAGAATGGCTGGAATAAGCAGACTAAATTAGAATATAGAGCAAGAGACTATATCTATTCTCATATTATGCTTGATATAAAAAGGGGATTAAAACCTAAAAATAAACAGCTTATTTCTAATTTTTTAAATGAGAGAATTGATTACCATTTTGAATCTATTCAAATGTTAGAAGAAATAAGTAGGGATTAA
- a CDS encoding methionine synthase II (cobalamin-independent) (PFAM: Cobalamin-independent synthase, Catalytic domain~TIGRFAM: 5-methyltetrahydropteroyltriglutamate--homocysteine S-methyltransferase) → MTVDWIKFAQDQTEKPMKGMLTGPVTIIAWSFVRDDQPRSETSRQIAFAIQDEITDLENAGIEMIQVDEAAFKEGYPLRQEDIPNYEKWAVEDFLITTSSVKDTTQIHTHMCYSEFNDIIKTIEAMDADVISIETSRSGNELLKVFKTVGYKQEVGPGVYDIHSPRVPSVEEMVTQIELLLEVLPERQLWINPDCGLKTRGWAEVEPSLKNMVEAVKIVREKRK, encoded by the coding sequence ATGACTGTTGATTGGATTAAATTTGCACAAGACCAAACTGAAAAACCTATGAAAGGTATGCTGACAGGTCCTGTTACGATTATTGCTTGGTCTTTTGTTCGAGATGATCAGCCACGAAGTGAAACTTCACGACAGATCGCATTTGCAATTCAAGATGAGATTACAGATTTAGAAAATGCTGGAATTGAGATGATTCAGGTTGATGAAGCTGCTTTCAAAGAGGGTTATCCACTCCGACAAGAGGATATTCCAAATTATGAAAAATGGGCTGTTGAAGATTTCCTTATCACAACTTCAAGTGTAAAAGATACAACTCAAATTCATACTCACATGTGCTACTCTGAATTCAACGACATCATCAAAACTATTGAAGCAATGGATGCTGATGTTATCTCAATTGAGACAAGTCGAAGTGGAAACGAACTTCTTAAAGTTTTCAAAACTGTTGGATACAAACAAGAAGTTGGACCTGGTGTTTATGATATTCACTCACCGAGAGTTCCAAGTGTTGAAGAGATGGTTACACAAATTGAACTACTTCTTGAAGTTTTACCAGAAAGACAACTTTGGATCAATCCAGATTGTGGTTTAAAAACTCGAGGTTGGGCTGAAGTTGAGCCTTCACTAAAAAATATGGTTGAAGCTGTTAAAATTGTTCGAGAGAAACGAAAATAA
- a CDS encoding DNA-methyltransferase Dcm (PFAM: C-5 cytosine-specific DNA methylase~TIGRFAM: DNA-methyltransferase (dcm)), whose protein sequence is MKEIKFIDLFSGMGGIRIGFEQALKENNYISKCVFTSEIKKSAIEVLNKNFSHNIFNNDITKVQENDIPDFDYLLAGFPCQAFSYAGNRDGFADIRGTLFFDIERILKEKKPTGFILENVEGLVSHDKGRTLKTIISKLENLSYKVSWEVLDSKDFELAQSRRRIYIVGSVNKKPDINFMFQFNKPVNFIDIQEVGLKTEDSSFSKKLFSHFKPEELYGKAIKDKRGGNNNIHSWDFELKGSINRIQKNILNKLFKERRKKHWAEKIGIEWMDGMPLTLEQISEFCKIENLKELLDDLVSKGYLKFEYPKDKISIKNNDGKVIFRRVFNEDKPKG, encoded by the coding sequence ATGAAAGAAATAAAATTTATTGATCTTTTTTCTGGTATGGGTGGAATTAGGATCGGGTTTGAACAAGCATTAAAAGAAAATAACTATATTTCAAAATGTGTTTTTACTTCAGAAATAAAGAAAAGTGCTATTGAAGTTTTAAATAAAAATTTCTCCCACAATATATTTAATAACGACATTACAAAAGTGCAAGAAAATGATATACCTGATTTTGATTACCTTTTAGCAGGATTTCCTTGTCAAGCCTTTAGTTATGCTGGGAATAGAGATGGTTTTGCAGATATTAGAGGTACTTTATTTTTTGATATAGAAAGAATATTAAAAGAAAAAAAGCCAACAGGATTTATTCTTGAAAATGTCGAAGGTCTTGTTTCTCATGATAAAGGTCGAACTCTAAAAACAATTATAAGTAAATTAGAGAATTTAAGTTATAAAGTTTCTTGGGAAGTATTAGATTCTAAAGACTTTGAATTAGCACAATCAAGAAGAAGAATTTATATAGTAGGCTCTGTTAATAAAAAACCAGATATAAACTTTATGTTTCAATTCAATAAACCCGTAAATTTTATAGATATTCAAGAAGTCGGGTTAAAAACTGAAGATTCAAGTTTTTCTAAAAAACTATTTTCCCATTTTAAACCAGAAGAATTATATGGAAAGGCAATTAAAGATAAACGAGGTGGAAATAATAATATACATAGTTGGGATTTTGAACTTAAAGGTTCGATAAATAGAATACAAAAAAATATTTTAAATAAATTATTTAAGGAAAGAAGAAAAAAACATTGGGCTGAAAAGATAGGTATTGAGTGGATGGATGGAATGCCTTTAACATTAGAACAGATTTCAGAGTTTTGTAAAATAGAAAATTTAAAAGAACTTTTAGATGATTTGGTAAGTAAAGGTTATTTAAAATTTGAATATCCAAAAGATAAAATATCTATTAAGAATAATGATGGAAAAGTTATTTTTAGGAGAGTTTTTAATGAAGACAAACCTAAGGGTTAG
- a CDS encoding site-specific DNA methylase (PFAM: C-5 cytosine-specific DNA methylase), which produces MSSYNIVTGKLSFEFSKILDPNKPTPTLVATDLSKLGVIDSNGIRKISIKEGLRLFGYPDDYKLDIERKKAFDLLGNTVAVPVIKAIAIELLVFEQ; this is translated from the coding sequence TTGAGCAGCTACAACATAGTTACAGGAAAGTTAAGTTTTGAATTTTCGAAGATTCTTGATCCTAATAAACCAACTCCAACACTTGTAGCAACTGATTTAAGTAAGCTCGGAGTTATTGATAGTAATGGAATACGGAAAATATCCATCAAAGAGGGATTAAGACTTTTTGGTTATCCAGATGACTATAAGTTAGATATAGAACGAAAAAAAGCTTTTGATCTATTAGGAAATACAGTAGCAGTTCCTGTAATTAAAGCTATTGCAATTGAACTCCTTGTTTTTGAGCAATAA
- a CDS encoding isocitrate dehydrogenase Icd (PFAM: Monomeric isocitrate dehydrogenase~TIGRFAM: isocitrate dehydrogenase, NADP-dependent, monomeric type), whose product MAKILWSKIDEAPALATYSFYPMVKKFAAEGGVDVELTDISLAGRVLSAMGKADDELAKLGDVVKTAEGNVIKLPNISASITQLIECITELQGQGYDIPNFPENPSNDEEKEIRERYNACLGSAVNPVLREGNSDRRAADAVKNFAQKNPHKLRAFESPSKAYVSHMDGDGDFYANEKSVIVEGDQDITIELNGKVLKTLSVFDKEVLDATFMSAKKLQAFYQKTLDEAKSNGVLWSLHLKATMMKISDPIMFGHAIKVFFKDVFAKYDSEFKALGVNANLGLGDLYKKIAGHEKEEEIKQAISDTYKVQPPIAMVDSDKGITNLHASNDIIIDASMPVVVRDGGKMWNAEGKTQECVAVIPDSSYARFHQGMVDDCVANGQYDVTTMGNVANVGLMAQKAEEYGSHPTTFEIDADGTVEVKDSKGNVLMSHPVECGDIWRMSRAKDIPIKDWIRLAFERGKLTGSPVVFWLDENRAHDANLIKKINDYKGEFNTEGVEWSIKNVQDAVSYTNARVRKGENTISATGNVLRDHLTDMYPILELGTSAKMLSIVPLLAGGGLFETGAGGSAPKHVDQFLETGHLRWDSLGEFLALAESFRMINQKHPNEKLAVVTEALDKANQAYLDNNKAPGRKVGQPDNKASHFFVAQYWAKALAESGDAELSAKFLPVAKALEENEAKIIEELLATEGSAKDIGGYYHPNDELAEKAMRPSATLNSIIDNI is encoded by the coding sequence ATGGCAAAGATTCTTTGGTCAAAAATTGACGAAGCTCCAGCTTTAGCTACTTACTCTTTCTATCCAATGGTGAAGAAATTCGCTGCTGAGGGTGGTGTTGATGTTGAATTAACAGACATCTCTCTTGCAGGTCGAGTTCTCTCTGCTATGGGTAAAGCTGATGATGAGTTAGCAAAACTTGGTGATGTTGTTAAAACAGCTGAAGGAAATGTAATTAAACTTCCAAACATTTCTGCTTCTATTACTCAACTTATCGAGTGTATCACTGAGCTTCAAGGTCAAGGTTACGATATTCCTAATTTCCCTGAAAATCCATCAAATGATGAAGAAAAAGAGATTAGAGAAAGATACAATGCTTGTCTTGGTTCAGCTGTAAATCCAGTTCTTCGAGAAGGAAACTCTGATAGACGAGCTGCGGATGCTGTTAAAAACTTTGCTCAAAAAAATCCACACAAACTAAGAGCTTTTGAATCTCCAAGCAAAGCTTATGTTTCACATATGGATGGCGACGGTGATTTTTATGCAAATGAAAAATCTGTTATTGTTGAAGGTGATCAAGACATCACAATTGAACTTAACGGAAAAGTTTTAAAGACTCTTTCAGTTTTTGATAAAGAGGTTCTTGATGCTACTTTTATGAGTGCTAAAAAACTTCAAGCTTTCTATCAAAAAACTCTTGATGAAGCAAAATCAAACGGTGTTCTTTGGTCGCTTCACCTAAAAGCAACAATGATGAAAATTTCAGATCCAATTATGTTCGGTCATGCAATTAAAGTTTTCTTTAAAGATGTATTCGCAAAATATGATTCTGAATTCAAAGCTCTTGGTGTAAATGCAAATCTTGGACTTGGTGATTTATACAAAAAAATCGCTGGACATGAAAAAGAAGAGGAAATCAAACAAGCAATTTCTGATACTTACAAAGTTCAACCTCCAATCGCGATGGTAGATTCTGATAAAGGTATCACAAACTTACATGCTTCAAACGATATTATTATCGATGCTTCTATGCCTGTTGTTGTTAGAGACGGTGGAAAAATGTGGAATGCTGAAGGTAAAACTCAAGAGTGTGTTGCTGTAATTCCTGACTCTTCTTATGCTCGATTTCACCAAGGTATGGTTGATGATTGTGTTGCAAATGGTCAATACGATGTAACAACTATGGGGAATGTTGCAAATGTTGGTTTAATGGCTCAAAAAGCTGAAGAGTATGGTTCTCACCCTACAACTTTTGAAATTGATGCTGATGGAACTGTTGAAGTGAAAGACTCAAAAGGTAATGTTCTTATGTCTCACCCTGTTGAGTGTGGTGATATTTGGAGAATGAGCCGAGCAAAAGATATTCCAATCAAAGACTGGATTCGACTTGCTTTTGAAAGAGGAAAACTTACAGGAAGTCCTGTTGTATTCTGGTTAGATGAAAATAGAGCACACGATGCGAACCTCATCAAAAAAATCAACGATTACAAAGGTGAGTTTAATACTGAAGGTGTTGAGTGGTCTATCAAAAATGTTCAAGATGCTGTTTCATATACAAATGCAAGAGTTAGAAAAGGTGAAAACACAATTTCAGCTACTGGAAATGTTTTAAGAGATCACTTAACTGATATGTATCCAATTCTTGAGCTTGGAACTTCTGCAAAAATGCTTTCAATTGTTCCACTTCTTGCTGGTGGTGGATTATTTGAGACTGGTGCTGGTGGTTCTGCTCCAAAACATGTGGATCAATTCCTTGAAACTGGACACCTTCGATGGGATTCACTTGGTGAATTCTTAGCACTTGCTGAGTCTTTCAGAATGATTAATCAAAAACATCCAAATGAAAAACTTGCAGTTGTAACAGAAGCACTTGACAAAGCAAATCAGGCTTACCTCGATAACAACAAAGCTCCAGGTCGAAAAGTTGGTCAGCCTGACAATAAAGCTTCTCACTTCTTTGTTGCACAATATTGGGCAAAAGCACTTGCTGAGTCTGGAGATGCTGAACTTTCTGCTAAATTTTTACCAGTTGCAAAAGCACTTGAAGAAAACGAAGCAAAAATCATTGAAGAGCTTTTAGCTACTGAAGGTTCTGCAAAAGATATTGGCGGATATTATCACCCGAACGATGAACTTGCTGAAAAAGCAATGAGACCATCTGCTACACTAAATAGCATTATTGACAATATCTAG
- a CDS encoding diguanylate cyclase (GGDEF) domain-containing protein (PFAM: GGDEF domain; Response regulator receiver domain~TIGRFAM: diguanylate cyclase (GGDEF) domain) yields MKILIADDTTADRFVLRSYLKQLGHQVIAVENGKKALEVFKEEKGSIEILILDVLMPEMNGYETTREIRKHEGDNWIPIIFLSALTDSADLVTGIDAGGDDYLFKPLDKTILIAKINAMKRLSSLRMQLIDTNRKLEELAHSDGLTGASNRRYLDKYLTKEFLRARREQYSLTIFMIDIDKFKNFNDSYGHQAGDKCLQDVVNAITQELKRPADLIARYGGEEFCCVLSHTDKEIAGVLAEKIRSRIQDSKIGKKITGENIDLTISIGVSTTIPEKTETDNFEKLLKSADEALYQAKNSGRNRVVVSDAF; encoded by the coding sequence TTGAAAATACTAATCGCTGATGATACAACTGCTGACAGATTTGTTTTAAGAAGTTATTTAAAGCAACTTGGTCATCAAGTTATTGCTGTTGAAAATGGGAAAAAGGCACTTGAAGTTTTTAAAGAGGAAAAAGGCAGTATTGAGATACTTATTTTAGATGTTTTAATGCCTGAAATGAATGGCTATGAAACAACTCGAGAAATCCGAAAACATGAAGGCGATAATTGGATTCCTATCATCTTCTTAAGTGCTTTGACTGATTCTGCTGATCTTGTTACAGGAATTGATGCGGGTGGAGATGATTATCTTTTTAAACCTCTTGACAAAACAATTCTCATTGCAAAAATAAATGCGATGAAACGATTATCTTCTCTCCGAATGCAACTTATAGATACAAACAGGAAATTGGAAGAGTTAGCACACTCAGACGGTTTGACAGGTGCTTCAAATCGAAGATACCTTGACAAATACCTCACAAAAGAGTTTCTAAGAGCTAGACGGGAACAATATTCGCTAACAATTTTTATGATTGATATTGACAAATTTAAAAACTTCAATGATTCTTATGGACATCAAGCAGGAGATAAATGTTTGCAAGATGTTGTTAATGCGATAACACAGGAGTTAAAACGACCTGCCGACCTCATCGCCCGTTATGGTGGAGAAGAGTTTTGTTGTGTTCTTTCTCATACGGATAAGGAAATCGCTGGTGTTCTTGCTGAAAAAATCCGTTCAAGAATTCAAGACTCTAAAATAGGTAAAAAGATAACTGGAGAAAATATTGACTTGACTATAAGTATCGGAGTCTCAACAACTATCCCCGAAAAAACTGAAACTGATAACTTTGAAAAGCTTCTTAAAAGTGCAGACGAAGCCCTCTATCAAGCTAAAAATAGTGGCAGAAATAGAGTTGTTGTCTCTGATGCTTTTTGA
- a CDS encoding signal transduction histidine kinase (PFAM: Histidine kinase-, DNA gyrase B-, and HSP90-like ATPase; Response regulator receiver domain; His Kinase A (phosphoacceptor) domain; Hpt domain) gives MEKEILNRKIGTIITIFATISITIFLLNYSSSMILNGIRAYVNSESLWAKAQKNATLNLYIYTYSKNIEDYKSFHKDLIINHGYKKARLTLSSENPDFQLAKEGFIESNSHPDDIHLLIDLFYYFQDFPYLIDAIDIWEQADNKINELEELGKSIDIAVKKNELKKLEIYRNELEILNSEISKLEEDFSEVLGDGARFFSHLLILVTLLILISFLFIGFYISKRVTRTIYEFVQKEKNTLEEIAKVEKSANEAKSIFIATMSHEIRTPMNAILGLTEILQNTDLDQEQYEFTETIYNSGNSLLDIINDILDYSKVEAGRLELEELNTDLENLVNDVVFLLEHNANEKGVRLIVDYCSTCPQFIKCDPSRLKQVLINLVGNAIKFTKSGHVLLRVGKKEENLLFEIEDTGIGIPEKKLKNLFTIFTQVDSSTTREYGGSGLGLAISKKMIELMGGKIGVQSVLHIGSKFYFEIPLYESEEIKDLSEKKSLKGVKALIVDDYETNRIVFEGQLEEFGMEIVSIAESREAISILEEANKKGEPFDIVLTDQNMPFLDGLSLSKKIKDNKNISSSIVVVTSSGHRGSFDEFEKAGASGYLVKPIDRKTMNKFLATVLGTRDFKNPPFITRYMLNQKMKQSKDTEAKKFIGKVLVAEDTKANVIVIKTLLKSFNLEVSIANDGQEALNLYKSENFNLVFMDLRMPNMDGLEATKLIRKYEEISHKFTPIIALTADVIQQTKEDTEQAGMNGYIAKPFKIAEITAVLSNFLEYEGEFDQKEEKTSLEESKNLENSDVKENSIIDEEQLMSMRSNLGDDFIEFIEVYLEDTELSINSAKELDFKTNLSDIHRIAHSIKSSSMNIGAIELSEISKSLELGIKGGEIIDPTDRILTIENEFFKVKKELEHRKEDF, from the coding sequence ATGGAAAAAGAGATTTTAAATAGAAAAATCGGAACTATTATTACTATTTTTGCAACAATAAGCATAACTATATTTTTACTAAATTACTCATCATCGATGATTTTAAATGGAATTAGAGCCTATGTAAATAGCGAAAGCTTATGGGCAAAAGCACAAAAAAATGCGACTCTAAATTTGTATATTTACACATATTCAAAAAACATAGAAGATTACAAATCTTTTCATAAAGATTTAATTATAAATCATGGATATAAAAAAGCTAGATTGACACTTTCGAGCGAAAATCCAGATTTTCAATTAGCAAAGGAGGGTTTCATTGAATCAAATAGTCACCCTGATGACATTCATTTGCTTATTGATCTTTTCTATTATTTTCAGGATTTTCCATATTTAATAGATGCGATAGATATTTGGGAACAAGCAGACAATAAAATTAATGAACTAGAGGAGCTTGGAAAGAGTATTGATATTGCTGTTAAAAAAAATGAACTTAAAAAGTTAGAAATTTATCGGAATGAGTTAGAAATTTTGAATAGTGAGATTTCAAAATTAGAAGAGGATTTTTCAGAAGTTTTAGGAGATGGAGCAAGATTTTTTTCGCACTTATTAATTTTAGTAACTCTGTTAATTTTAATCTCATTTTTATTTATCGGTTTTTATATTAGTAAAAGAGTTACAAGAACAATATATGAATTTGTTCAAAAAGAGAAAAATACCTTAGAGGAAATTGCAAAAGTTGAAAAGAGTGCAAATGAGGCAAAGTCAATCTTTATCGCAACAATGAGTCATGAGATACGAACTCCAATGAATGCGATTCTTGGTTTAACAGAAATTTTACAAAACACGGATTTAGATCAAGAGCAATATGAATTTACAGAGACAATTTATAATTCAGGAAATTCTCTACTTGACATAATTAACGACATTTTAGACTATTCAAAAGTTGAGGCTGGTCGTTTAGAGTTAGAAGAGCTTAATACAGATTTAGAGAATCTCGTTAATGATGTTGTTTTTCTCTTGGAACATAATGCGAATGAAAAAGGTGTAAGACTTATTGTTGATTATTGTTCAACTTGCCCACAATTTATAAAATGCGATCCAAGTAGGCTAAAGCAAGTTCTGATAAATTTAGTTGGAAATGCTATTAAATTTACAAAAAGCGGACATGTTCTTTTACGAGTTGGAAAAAAAGAGGAAAATCTACTTTTCGAGATTGAAGATACAGGAATTGGAATTCCAGAAAAGAAACTTAAAAATCTTTTTACAATTTTTACACAAGTGGATAGTAGCACTACTCGAGAATATGGCGGTTCTGGATTAGGATTAGCAATTAGTAAAAAAATGATCGAATTGATGGGCGGAAAAATTGGAGTTCAAAGTGTGCTTCATATTGGCTCAAAATTCTATTTTGAAATTCCTTTATATGAAAGTGAAGAAATAAAAGACCTTTCTGAAAAAAAGAGCTTAAAAGGAGTAAAAGCCCTAATTGTCGATGATTATGAGACAAATAGAATTGTTTTTGAGGGACAATTAGAAGAGTTTGGGATGGAGATTGTTTCAATAGCAGAATCAAGAGAAGCGATTTCAATTTTAGAGGAGGCAAATAAAAAAGGAGAGCCTTTTGATATTGTTTTAACTGATCAAAACATGCCTTTTTTAGATGGATTAAGTCTCTCAAAAAAGATAAAAGATAATAAAAACATCTCATCATCTATTGTTGTTGTAACCTCATCGGGACACAGAGGGAGCTTTGATGAATTTGAAAAGGCTGGAGCTTCTGGATATTTGGTGAAACCGATTGATAGAAAAACAATGAATAAGTTTTTAGCAACAGTATTAGGAACAAGAGATTTTAAAAATCCACCTTTTATAACTCGCTACATGTTGAATCAGAAAATGAAACAGAGTAAAGATACTGAAGCGAAAAAATTCATTGGAAAAGTTTTAGTGGCAGAAGATACAAAAGCGAATGTGATTGTAATTAAAACACTTTTAAAGAGTTTTAATTTAGAAGTTTCTATTGCTAATGACGGTCAAGAAGCTTTAAATTTGTATAAGAGTGAAAATTTCAATTTAGTCTTTATGGATTTGAGAATGCCAAATATGGATGGATTGGAAGCTACAAAACTTATTCGTAAATATGAGGAGATTAGTCATAAATTTACTCCAATTATCGCTTTAACTGCTGATGTTATCCAACAGACAAAAGAGGATACTGAACAAGCTGGAATGAATGGATATATTGCAAAACCATTTAAAATAGCAGAGATTACTGCTGTTCTATCAAACTTTCTTGAATACGAAGGAGAATTTGATCAAAAAGAGGAAAAGACTTCTTTAGAGGAATCTAAGAATTTAGAAAACTCGGATGTAAAAGAGAATAGTATTATTGATGAAGAGCAATTGATGTCGATGAGGTCGAATCTCGGTGATGATTTTATTGAATTTATTGAAGTCTATTTAGAGGATACTGAACTCTCTATAAATAGTGCAAAAGAGCTAGATTTTAAAACGAATCTCTCTGATATTCACAGAATTGCACATAGTATAAAATCTTCAAGTATGAATATTGGTGCAATAGAACTTTCTGAAATTTCCAAATCTCTAGAACTTGGAATAAAAGGTGGTGAAATTATTGATCCAACTGATAGAATTTTAACAATTGAAAATGAATTTTTTAAAGTTAAAAAAGAGTTGGAACACAGAAAGGAAGATTTTTGA
- a CDS encoding RimK-like protein (PFAM: RimK-like ATP-grasp domain) → MHKLPKLGLLYLDHVLRFFDKSNFKGWRDPIETVIYHWGNDKDRFVAEVKRKKIEVLIGNIPATAYETFREIARELPDVEFVPSLDAQFCNKSKENVTRFARKYDITIPNTNIVYDEDLIEKFIEKADYPRIIKRSYGPSNYGGYFVHKVDSKEEASELLEKKKYHPLYTQDFVPMAADVRVMLVGHKPMCAFWRRPPEGEWLTNTSQGGSIDYQGITKEILDFAVNVSKSSNAEYWACDIAVAKEDGSLSLLESATAFAAFPYIRDWIGQYLMWKFGDGLYSQPNIPLYNWEELGKMDSSVLRVLRNITFGKYTPSSDGDFFAGGKVDEEGGAIRDCDYPMLNTDSEGKKVEEWSSDIFNYQTNFKKFNMEQSDIEEFLDH, encoded by the coding sequence ATGCATAAGTTACCAAAGCTAGGGCTTCTTTATCTTGACCATGTTTTAAGATTTTTTGATAAATCTAATTTTAAAGGGTGGAGAGACCCTATTGAAACAGTTATTTACCACTGGGGAAATGACAAAGATAGATTTGTTGCCGAAGTTAAAAGAAAAAAAATTGAAGTTCTTATTGGAAATATTCCTGCAACTGCATATGAGACTTTTCGAGAAATTGCAAGAGAATTACCAGATGTTGAGTTTGTCCCTTCTCTTGATGCACAATTTTGTAATAAATCAAAAGAGAATGTAACAAGATTTGCACGAAAATATGACATTACAATTCCTAATACTAATATTGTTTATGACGAAGATTTAATAGAAAAATTTATTGAAAAAGCAGATTATCCGAGAATTATTAAAAGATCATATGGTCCTTCAAATTATGGTGGATATTTTGTTCATAAAGTTGATTCAAAGGAGGAAGCGAGTGAGCTTCTTGAAAAGAAAAAGTATCATCCACTCTATACACAAGATTTTGTTCCAATGGCTGCAGATGTTCGAGTTATGCTTGTTGGACACAAACCGATGTGTGCATTTTGGAGAAGACCGCCAGAGGGTGAGTGGCTAACAAATACTTCTCAAGGTGGAAGTATAGATTATCAAGGAATTACAAAAGAGATTTTAGATTTTGCGGTAAATGTTTCAAAATCATCAAATGCGGAATATTGGGCATGTGATATTGCGGTGGCAAAAGAGGACGGAAGTCTTTCACTCCTTGAATCAGCAACAGCATTTGCAGCATTTCCATATATTCGAGATTGGATTGGTCAATATTTGATGTGGAAATTTGGCGACGGACTCTATTCTCAACCAAATATCCCTCTTTACAATTGGGAAGAGCTTGGAAAAATGGATTCTTCAGTTCTACGAGTTTTACGAAATATCACTTTTGGAAAATATACACCATCATCGGATGGAGATTTCTTTGCTGGTGGAAAAGTTGATGAAGAGGGTGGAGCAATTCGTGATTGCGACTATCCAATGCTCAACACAGATAGCGAAGGCAAAAAAGTTGAAGAGTGGTCAAGCGATATTTTTAACTATCAAACAAATTTCAAAAAATTCAATATGGAACAGAGTGATATTGAGGAATTTTTAGACCATTGA
- a CDS encoding prophage antirepressor (PFAM: BRO family, N-terminal domain) has translation MEIISRTFQDHSNIRILSIKGKEWFVAKDIALLLNYIDTPKAIKQHCKKAVQFKDLKGVGDLPTLELDPQTKLIPESDVWRLIIKSRLPEAEKIEEWIMEEVLPSIRKTGSYSLQKEEETNYSDLISETKEVLQLIDLMKDLSPQELFYLEKIMGENSPTKLLGNSFQNSYFLPTEIGKMVGMSGAEINLILEKKGFQFRDDNGIWRPTLSGKEFCLEIGNQFNQLKWKLETIL, from the coding sequence ATGGAAATTATATCAAGAACTTTCCAAGACCATTCAAATATTAGAATTCTTTCAATTAAAGGCAAAGAGTGGTTTGTTGCAAAAGACATTGCCTTACTTTTAAACTATATTGATACTCCAAAAGCAATAAAACAACATTGTAAAAAAGCCGTTCAATTCAAAGATTTAAAGGGGGTGGGTGATTTGCCTACCCTTGAATTAGACCCACAAACAAAATTGATTCCAGAATCTGATGTTTGGCGATTGATTATCAAGTCTCGACTTCCAGAAGCTGAAAAAATCGAAGAGTGGATTATGGAAGAAGTTCTTCCGTCAATCAGAAAAACTGGTTCATATTCTTTGCAAAAAGAGGAAGAAACAAATTATTCTGATTTGATTTCTGAAACAAAAGAGGTTTTGCAACTTATCGACTTGATGAAAGATTTGAGTCCGCAAGAACTTTTTTATCTCGAAAAAATCATGGGTGAAAATTCGCCAACAAAACTTCTCGGAAACTCTTTCCAAAACTCATATTTTTTGCCAACTGAAATTGGAAAAATGGTGGGAATGTCTGGAGCAGAAATCAATTTGATTTTAGAGAAAAAAGGTTTTCAATTCCGAGATGATAATGGAATTTGGCGACCGACCTTATCGGGAAAAGAGTTTTGTCTCGAAATTGGAAATCAATTCAATCAACTCAAATGGAAATTGGAAACAATTTTATAA